Genomic window (Pieris rapae chromosome 12, ilPieRapa1.1, whole genome shotgun sequence):
TAAACTACTTAATTTctctttatgtaataattcaaCAACTTCTTTGTTGCTCCATTTTACTATATCCGCATCCATGTTCACAACACTCGAAAGATATACTTTACAAagaaaatagaattttattataattttaattctaatgtCGCACTGCAAAATTTACCCTAATATTTATAGTTCAAAGAGAAAGTGCaaacattatttgaaataatattactttgatATTATACAGCTAACCTTTGTTTTCAATATCCCTACTACGCCATACCTGTTTGTCAAGTGTGACACTGACAATTGCCATTGCATATATACGAAAAGCACAGACCCTTTACtgtaattgatatatatatatatatatggactTAAAAATTTGACGTTACTAAACGTTGTTAAATGAGGAATACTCAATAAAACACGAAAtcgcatttatattttattgtaagtcCATGAATAGACAGCTACTTAAGATCACACAGAACTAgaaagtgaaaaataaaacagcagTTGCTTTAAAATtggatttatataattactataagtcagtgaaacataatattattttaaaagtaaatatagcaCCAAAATATCACAGttcataatatttgtaattgcaccaagtactttaaatttacttgCGCTTCGTCGTAAACGATATATCTGGGAGGAAtatttaggaaataaatactgataataataaagattcaTTACATACGGTACGTCAAAGAGTTTGAATGGAGTGGTTACCAAACAGGCTCGTTTGAATTATTACTTGTAATACTAAGGTTAAGATAAATACGTGAGCGATTGACGTCTTCGTATTTCGATTTCGTTAGCTAATGACGCGCATTAATATACTGACCGACCACAATTCAAAATCCCTGTAATCTCGGCCTTTTTCTGTAAAACTGGACGAATGGGCGTCATGAACATGAGAAGATTAAGGCAAAAGGATACTCGTTGTGCACCAGTACAAGTTTGTCGGGGTCGTCTCTCGTGTTAGGAACTATGGCGCCAAGCGGGACTTCCGTGCCGTCGGCTAAAATCTCCGATGCGGCGGGATCCGGTTGAAAACGGCCCACGCCCCAGACCGAGTTCATACCTTGCGGTAGCTCGGTGACCGGCTCCCTGACGGTACAACGTTTCCTAGAAAatgtttactaataaatagaaCGTCACCAACGGAAATattgaataactttatttgtgCATctcaattttattcaatatcaaGACGGTAGATAAGTGGTGCTCAATTATCCACTACTTTTAATGGTCCAGGGAATAGGCTGTCTCGCTCTTACAACTTATTTGCAAACattgatgtgttttacaaGTCAACCAACTTactgtaattttgttttgaaggCTCTTAAGgtggtttaagttttcattttttttcttaattactgttattttttatctttcagttttttttttgtggttgtattttcctttgaaatattgcaacaacaacaacattgAAACAACtttgaatgatttattaatgatctgtgttaaatttgtgatgtcatattttattgtatttgttaggATACAcaatgttttagaatgtatatataaataaataaatattaattagctaGCGGGAGACGTGTGACCTTACATGTTCCCGAGGGCCACCCGGCACAGGAGCAGCACAGCGGCGGGGTGGTCGGGCGTCGCGTACGCGTATTGCGCGGACTTTGTGACCACGTCGGCGAAGTATATGCCCTTTCCGAACATGTCGCCCGTCCTCTCGACGCCTTCGGGGGCTATGAGAAGTCCTGAAATGAAAATCCGCATCACCTCACCGAGGATATTTCGATAGACGTTGTATATCAATGTCGGTGCAAACCTTGCAGCAAAATGGCCGCTATGTTGGAGAGCCGGGAGCCGTGCCACAGGAGCTTCCGGTTCGAAAACGCGGCGTAAGGCTCGAAGCGCTCCGCTTCACCCGTTCGCTCGACCTTCAAAATCTGAAAACCGCCGACCTTTAGACAAGTCGACCGCTAGAGCCGATTCGCGGACCGGAGAGACCTCACCTGATCGACCTTCAGTTTGAAGAAATGGGCCGAAGACTGACTGTTCGTCAAGTACTGCAAGATGGTGCCGTATTCCGGGGAATCGGTATCGAGAGGCACAATTTCGGTCTTCAGCTTCAAGTAATACTGTTCCATGAGGCCGATTTTCACATCCATctctaaaaaacatttttaagccGGAGAAGATTacgtcataatattaaatctagatagaaaaattaaaacggtTCAAACGGTCGAAATAGAAAAAGGTATACCTTCGTGCAATATTTTATAGGAAACGTGGGTCTTAGAAAGATCGTCGAGCATGTACATCTTCGACCTGATCAAATCCACTTTATCCAGCATAATCAACTCTTTGAAGTTGCCTTTGTGCGGTATTTTGGTGTAGAATCTATAAAAGAAATCGGTAAGCGAAAGCATTAATTATCCGCCTCACAGAACTGAAAATATGTCTCTCGACTCACCTCGTGGACAATTCTTCAATCCTCAAATAGTCTTCCCGCCCTTCGCTGACGATGGCGTATAGATCGCTCAAAATGCGGAAGCCGGACGAGATCTGCTCCAGCGACAGAACACCCAACGGCATCTTGTCGGTGTCGATCTGAAAGTGGTCCACCGAGAATcgtgtgtttttttaagtcataattaaaagaataaattgtGCTTTTGTTAGTGACCGAACGCCAAGTGACGGACAAATGACAAATTACGAAAACTACAGTTTTACCATAACTTGAAGCGCTTTAATCTTGAGAATTTCTCTCGAAGCAAACCTGCAGGACAACATTAACGTCAAAATCAACATTTGTACGGATCTTCGAGTTAAAACCGATTTCGGTATTGGATAGATCTGACTCACGTCCATGTCGGCGATGGTCTTGTTCATGATGTTCATGTCGAACAGCAGTATCATCAGCTCCTGCACGGCGCGCGGCAACTCGCTCTGCGAGTCGAGACAAAGCCGCTGGGGCTCCCTTTCCGACAGGTCGGCCATTTTGATCAGATCAAACTTGCCATATTTCTGAAACAATTACGAATTGTAAAGAATTGTAAAAACGAAAATacctttgtttaaatttctttaccTTTTGAAAATTGCGTCTCTGACTCCAGAGGTTcccagtttttttaaaaaacacgtCCCCGAAGAAAGCTTTCGCCTGCCCTAAATCGTCAAATTCTTTCATGTGGTGCTTCGGTTCGGAACCCGTCGGTCCGTAGCTTCGCATCACGCAGAATCTGAAAGGTCGATCGAGACCCGAATGAGATTTTCGTCACGTTGCAACTCGAATTGGACAATGAGAGGGATGAGAGACCGCTTCTGAACGTCGGCGACCAAGAGCTGCATGGTGTAGCTCGCGTTGGACCCGTGCCTGGCGTCGACGTAGACCCGGTTCAGCGTGGCCGAGTAGGGCTCGCCCTTCTCGCGGTACACGTGGGCCCAACGCTCCAGGCCGGTTCCCATCACCAACGGGATGCCGTCTGAAGAATTCAATAAACCAATCCATCAGCGGACACGAACGTTTTGGATAAACTGAAAGTTAGTGTTAAAGTAGTTTCCAAATTTCCTCACCCTTAACCTTCAGGGTGGATATATGAGGTTTATCCGACTTGAAAATGTAAACACCTCCGGAGACCCGAACCGGCTCTCCTTCTAAGACCTGTCTGGGCACACGCGAATAGATCTGAAAGGGAAATGGTTTTAAGACATTTGGTACAATTTATGAAGTGTATgcgaagaaatatttttacaaacggGACTTTATTTAGCAgaagtaaaaatttagtttaaagaaaagcctttttaattgattgaaataaaataatgataaatttataatcatttttacataattttaaatttttccgacgtttcgcgtggaccacgtaattataattttttaatacatcgtTTCAATCCcttgaaaaagtgttttcttcaGATgggtaaaaattatgttaatcaaAGACAATACTgagaacaatttaattttctctttaaaatattaagttttggttaatttatatttaaattatacaagtagttgttttggctttgtatattttctgagtgttttcttttttgatatgtatatgtgtagccgaaaggtaataattaaataagatacGAAATAAAGTGCAAAAGCAAGCTCGTGTGATCATAATCCGTATTCTCACATCTGAAGAGAACTCGGAAATGTTATGCTCCTCTATGAGCTCGATAGACTCGGAGACGGAGAGGGAATCCTTCAGGGATTCTACTTCATCGAGAAACGACGCTAGCACtatctgtaattaaaaacacattacAAGTTTCAATTATTCTTCACCTCCATTAAACTGTTTGATGAGTGACTCACGTGAAAGCCGCCCAACTTGATCCTCTCGGTGAGGGCAGTATTCTTTTGATAATCCTCTTCAGCGGCGATGACGGCCGCCACGGTCTCCGCCAACTTGGAGGCGATGCATCCGCCCAACTTCAGAACGCGACATTTTATGGTTTCTTTGTCTTCTTTATTAGAGATgagaatataaaacattacgtTCTTGAGCGGCGCCGTCGTCGCCTCAATTTttattctgtaaataattagaataattcCGCAAATTATGTGGaatcagctgcccactaaagtattttcgaaccaattcgacttaggatcctttaagaaaagaaagCATCAATTCACAAAAGCCAGGTCAAGAGCCTTCTGGCGGCAATGTGGGTCCATGGGCGtcgtatcacttaacatcaaatgagcctcccattacataaaaaaagactTTTACCGTTTCGGAGGGGAAGGTTGGGAGTCGTCTGAAGGTTCATCAGAAAAGATCCTGATGCCGATACTGGGTTCGTAATCTTTGAATGCAGAGTAATGCTTTAACTCGTCGGGGACAGTGAGAAGAACCCTCTGCGGTGATCTGGTCGTGTATGTGCACCAATAGTATTCACTAATGAAACCTGAAAATCATGAAGTATCTTCTTTATAACATTCCTTATTATAATCCAGTTTACTCGACAGTTAACTGATGGGGAAACGCAGTGGCGTAGCTACCTTGAAAGGCACCAGGTGCGGAATTTGGTGGTGTCACCCCAAAATGTATTGGTTCAAGAAACCctcaagcgaaattagagtattatcactgaataaattcaaGGTTtcgttaaacgtaaattaatctaAGTTTATAGGAACGTAAATTCGTTGGAATTCATTTGCtcaagtttataaaattgaagagaagagtggcggagagtttcttgttCTCTTTGCCACGCCCtatcaaaatcaatttaacagCTTTTGACGTTGACGTGTACCtggtacttatataaataaagttaatttaagttCAAGGAATTACATTTGGACTTTTGACAATAAAATgacgaaattaatattttaggttTTATAGACACTCTCTCAGCACTTCAATTACTAGTGAAAATCGgagaatattaaaagtttaaattgaatCGGCCAGTGGCGTAAG
Coding sequences:
- the LOC110995857 gene encoding poly [ADP-ribose] polymerase, whose product is MFNYQVEYAKSSKSKCKECKEYITKGEIRFGILIKPQDLYTPLWHHERCFFKTGKRLGTIQKFKDYNKLKHDDQLRIKGKLVDPSEDFPAPVFDSLGLVLNERDKAILSEYGVEVCNNSRARCRLCNIHIVKKELRISKIVYEEKCGEIKYYYHVKCFTNVRNEFNFPGSGEHLPGFEILTNRNQEIVKKFIRQDNIAPPHTEFGPSSSKCSKHIEQIKYQDEQNKENIEENSAIDTKVVKTETSFELESEAVRVQDELFHKYKSCLRTLSKQDLQIICKRNNLYMFKGTEEPLDLLADCMVFGALQPCPKCNGQLRLTTFFYECSGFISEYYWCTYTTRSPQRVLLTVPDELKHYSAFKDYEPSIGIRIFSDEPSDDSQPSPPKRIKIEATTAPLKNVMFYILISNKEDKETIKCRVLKLGGCIASKLAETVAAVIAAEEDYQKNTALTERIKLGGFHIVLASFLDEVESLKDSLSVSESIELIEEHNISEFSSDIYSRVPRQVLEGEPVRVSGGVYIFKSDKPHISTLKVKDGIPLVMGTGLERWAHVYREKGEPYSATLNRVYVDARHGSNASYTMQLLVADVQKRFCVMRSYGPTGSEPKHHMKEFDDLGQAKAFFGDVFFKKTGNLWSQRRNFQKKYGKFDLIKMADLSEREPQRLCLDSQSELPRAVQELMILLFDMNIMNKTIADMDIDTDKMPLGVLSLEQISSGFRILSDLYAIVSEGREDYLRIEELSTRFYTKIPHKGNFKELIMLDKVDLIRSKMYMLDDLSKTHVSYKILHEEMDVKIGLMEQYYLKLKTEIVPLDTDSPEYGTILQYLTNSQSSAHFFKLKVDQILKVERTGEAERFEPYAAFSNRKLLWHGSRLSNIAAILLQGLLIAPEGVERTGDMFGKGIYFADVVTKSAQYAYATPDHPAAVLLLCRVALGNMKRCTVREPVTELPQGMNSVWGVGRFQPDPAASEILADGTEVPLGAIVPNTRDDPDKLVLVHNEYIVYDEAQVNLKYLVQLQIL